The following is a genomic window from Shewanella avicenniae.
ATACGGTATGTAGTTGGGTTTATGGTAAGGATAAGTATAATAATCTTTTTCGAAAAGAATTAGAGAAAAGAGGCTATGACTACCAAAATGCTTCATCTCATATAGATAGTTTGGCAAGAGACAAGTTCAGAAAGGGAATCCCACAAGGTCAATTTGGTGAATTATTGCTATTCAATTTTCTGCAATATTTTTTCAAAGCTCCTGCCTTATTGAGAAAGATGCCCTTGACTACTAGTAGAGGACACGAGCGTTTCGGTGCCGACGCAATTCACTACAGAAAAAGTGATACAGAAAACATTATTTATATTGGAGAATCCAAAGCATATAAATCCAATTATAAATTCAAGCAAGCTTTTACCGAATCTCTCAGCAGCATAATTGGCACTTATAACTCTTTACAAGAAGAGTTGTTGTTATATACATATGATGATTTTATTGATCCACAGCTACAAAATGTTGCCGAGAAACTTAAAGATGGCGAGTTAGAAGATGTAAGATATGAACTTGTCTGTCTAATATCATATAATGAATTAAAAAGCCCTCTTGCTGAATGTGAAAAAGAAATAAAGAAAAATTTAGAAGGCATAATTCTAGAAAAATTTTCATCATTAGATTCTGATGTAACAAAATATATAGATAGACCATTAATCCAAAGGATTCACTACATAGTATTTCCTTTTTGGGATTTTGATGGGATGTTGGAAGGTTTTGACTCATGACTAATATATCCCGCTCGCAAAGAG
Proteins encoded in this region:
- a CDS encoding HamA C-terminal domain-containing protein, with translation MDEEKIKSLLTNVDSLINHTCHFSFDLTKPEGKTHKGVCVNYTDLQERRSDFLRELKNTVCSWVYGKDKYNNLFRKELEKRGYDYQNASSHIDSLARDKFRKGIPQGQFGELLLFNFLQYFFKAPALLRKMPLTTSRGHERFGADAIHYRKSDTENIIYIGESKAYKSNYKFKQAFTESLSSIIGTYNSLQEELLLYTYDDFIDPQLQNVAEKLKDGELEDVRYELVCLISYNELKSPLAECEKEIKKNLEGIILEKFSSLDSDVTKYIDRPLIQRIHYIVFPFWDFDGMLEGFDS